The nucleotide sequence CGCCGCCAGGCCAGGCACTTACCGAAATGTGACTGTCTCAGCCAAAGAGACCGTCACTTCGGCGTGGATCGCCCTGCCCGACAACCCCTACAGCGACATCGTCGACCCAGCGAGACAACCGAGTCCCGCAGCAGGCGCCGAACGCCCTGTGCTCCCTATACCCCGGCATCTCCCGGCGAGCACCGCCCATTACACCGGCCGCCTCCCCGACATCGCCAAGCTCGACTCGTTGCTTGTCGAGCCCGGGGCGAGCGGGCCCGGCGAGACCACGATATTCCTGATCGTCGGCGCTGCCGGTATGGGTAAGACCGCGCTGGCCGTTCACTGGGCACACGCGGTGAGAAGCCAATTCACCGACGGCGACATCTACATCGATCTGCACGGCTACGACCCGGTCGCGCCCACACCGCTCGAGCAGATCCTGGAACGGGTGCTCAGAGCGCTGGGTGTCACCACCCGGAACATGCCGGCGGACCTCGAGGGACAGACGGCGCTCTACCGCTCACTGCTGGCCGACCGGCGTGTCCTGATCGTTCTCGACAACGCCGCCACACCAGAGCAAGTCCGCCCGTTGCTCCCCGGATCGGCCACGTGCCGGGTGCTCATCACCAGTCGCCACCGGATGTCCGGTCTGGTCGCCCGAGAGGGCGCCGCCCGGTTGACCCTCGATCCGCTCCACCCGACGGAGGCGTACTCCCTCCTCGGGCAGATCGTCGGTGAAGACCGGGTCGCGGTCGAGGGTGCCGCGGCTGCCGAGATCACGCGCGCATGCGCATACCTTCCGCTCGCGCTGCGCATCGCCGCCGAACGCGTCGCCGCGCACCCCAGACTCACCCTTGCCGAACTCGCTCGCCAGCTGTCCGGCGAACGCGACCGGCTCGACCTGTTGGCCGCGGACGACGACGAGAGCACGGCGGTGCGCGTCGTGTTCTCCTGGTCCTATCGGGCGCTGCCGCCGGCCGTTTCCCACGTGTTCCGCTTGCTCGGCTTGCACTCCGGCCCGGACATCTCGCTCCCGGCTGCCGCGGCGCTGACCAACCTCACCATCGAGCAAACTCAGCGCAATCTCGACGCTCTCGCCAGCGTGCATCTCGTGGAGGAGGTCGACCACAACCGCTACCGTCTCCACGACCTGCTTCGGTTGTACGCTGCGGAACGCGCCGGCGAGGACGAAACCGAAGCCGACCGCAGTGACGCCAAACTGCGTCTGCTGACCTGGTACCTGCATTCCGCCGACGCCGCCGACCGTCAACTCGCACCACGTCGGCGACATGCCCCGCTCGGCGAACCACCCGTCGGCTGCCGTCCTCTGACCTTCGAAACCCAGGGGCGCGCTTGGCAATGGTGCGAGGCGGAACGCCTCAACCTCGTCGCCGCGACTCGACAGGCCTCGGCCGAGGCGCACCTGGACATCGCTTGGCAACTCCCGACCGCGTTGTGGGGCTATTTCACCCTGCGGACTCCCTGGGTCGACTGGATCAGCGCCTACCGTATCGGGCTCGCCGCGGCCGAGCAGCAGGCCGACCGGAGCGGATACGCTTGGCTGCTCGCGGGTCTGGGAATCGCGTACCGCAACCTCCGCCGGTACGACGATGCGATCGACAGCTTCGAGCGCGCACTCGATGTCTGGCGCGAACTGGGCGACCGTTACGCCGAGGCGTGGACCCTGGGAAGTCTGAGCATCGCCCTGTGGGAGCTGGAGAGGTTCGCCGATGCCTTGG is from Amycolatopsis mediterranei and encodes:
- a CDS encoding ATP-binding protein; the protein is MTKSTAAVHRTIVVVDVEGFGAWQRTNHHQLAVRRGLYSCLRTSFDRAGIPWESCETEDRGDGVFVLAPPEVPKSLFVESLPARVVDALAEHNHLHGPEARIRLRLAVHAGEINYDDHGVTAASVNLTFRLANSSELKAALAGSRGILALITSNWFFDEVVRHSIAARPGTYRNVTVSAKETVTSAWIALPDNPYSDIVDPARQPSPAAGAERPVLPIPRHLPASTAHYTGRLPDIAKLDSLLVEPGASGPGETTIFLIVGAAGMGKTALAVHWAHAVRSQFTDGDIYIDLHGYDPVAPTPLEQILERVLRALGVTTRNMPADLEGQTALYRSLLADRRVLIVLDNAATPEQVRPLLPGSATCRVLITSRHRMSGLVAREGAARLTLDPLHPTEAYSLLGQIVGEDRVAVEGAAAAEITRACAYLPLALRIAAERVAAHPRLTLAELARQLSGERDRLDLLAADDDESTAVRVVFSWSYRALPPAVSHVFRLLGLHSGPDISLPAAAALTNLTIEQTQRNLDALASVHLVEEVDHNRYRLHDLLRLYAAERAGEDETEADRSDAKLRLLTWYLHSADAADRQLAPRRRHAPLGEPPVGCRPLTFETQGRAWQWCEAERLNLVAATRQASAEAHLDIAWQLPTALWGYFTLRTPWVDWISAYRIGLAAAEQQADRSGYAWLLAGLGIAYRNLRRYDDAIDSFERALDVWRELGDRYAEAWTLGSLSIALWELERFADALARSQEALTLFRTVDSPYGESQALHCFGDACRGLGRYVEAIDYLQQALHLRRGSGDPGGESQILKSLGDTYRDLDELDKAEEHYRQALGMWREVGDRWSEARSLTAIGDIAKILGNLDTAVECWRQALEICEELGAPQTAEIDARLKHAANASSDKRQ